A single region of the ANME-2 cluster archaeon genome encodes:
- a CDS encoding PAC2 family protein encodes MKKPNMLVGLPGMGMVARNTVTSFLELLKPELFADIHVPYLSPSLALFEKGLVVPMEREESLFKFYYSREKNIILFTGEMQFGLMTQDNELAQKIVEVAKQCDVDTIYTVIATHVEGYVDDPKVFAVATSQELLDHLKSESVEIAAGSMQISGVNGLVIEYAQRMGMNGIALLSETAFPQALDIKACYAGLKKASELLGIEIDMSIIQEEARKFEEGFKKYMKEMQVKKSSDEDLSYIG; translated from the coding sequence ATGAAAAAGCCCAACATGCTGGTAGGTCTTCCCGGAATGGGAATGGTCGCCAGGAATACTGTTACCTCTTTTCTTGAACTCCTGAAACCTGAATTGTTCGCTGATATCCATGTGCCCTATCTCTCCCCTTCTCTTGCTCTTTTTGAGAAGGGACTGGTGGTACCCATGGAAAGGGAAGAAAGTCTCTTCAAGTTCTACTATTCACGTGAGAAGAACATCATACTCTTTACCGGTGAGATGCAGTTCGGCCTTATGACACAGGATAATGAACTGGCACAAAAGATCGTTGAAGTAGCAAAGCAGTGTGATGTTGATACCATCTATACCGTTATTGCAACGCATGTGGAAGGATATGTTGATGACCCGAAGGTATTTGCCGTGGCAACGTCCCAGGAGCTCCTTGATCATTTGAAATCCGAGTCCGTTGAAATAGCTGCCGGCAGTATGCAAATATCGGGAGTGAACGGTCTTGTTATTGAATATGCACAGCGGATGGGAATGAATGGCATAGCTCTGTTGAGCGAGACTGCTTTTCCCCAGGCACTGGACATAAAGGCGTGCTATGCAGGATTGAAAAAAGCGTCTGAATTGCTTGGAATCGAGATTGACATGAGCATAATTCAGGAAGAAGCAAGGAAATTCGAAGAAGGATTCAAGAAGTACATGAAAGAAATGCAGGTTAAAAAGAGCAGCGATGAAGATTTGAGTTATATTGGCTGA
- a CDS encoding ABC transporter permease → MTIASVIKKDLKIYSRHTRTVLLIFLAPILIMILIGSVFSGGTDQGLKDIRLGVGGGSQLGREIIQELNSSQMFLITEENTSDPGVIEDGVRSGKYSAGIFIPVDETQAMKLYIDNSRVQIAPVISTVFITTTEKMSYELTLGFISHLWEELGQMERKLDPLQEGIISINSSISSLNSSTQDVVLALDEINATQLQFSVEEMKQTLSQMKVDLNRTAADIAITRQEIQQLDTNVNLINNDAVLLRDEMKVVVDDINNADAALLDLQSGLQQTYDLTCTIDPSKPQCITLSATIQQVQDTRNLLQERTAPVTSLYNSLDSVAQTSAQLHEKLNMTDARLQEMQASIDGYTLEIANISENIADMENVVATLENMKDNSANTSRQMHDMSMSMANSTASLVSEIGKTRNIINEVTTKSPTDVAAPVRMEMEKVFKDKSQLDFLMPGIISIVLMFISFMLASITIIQERSQKTLIRTLLTPLSLEEFLFAKTFALILIALLQGIIMVIVAFLLYGVFIPVSQWGGLFLVILVYSASFIGIGMALATLADSENTAMLMSLVLSIPMLFLCGMFFPFETMPPLMAWLGNALPITMGIRALDSILIYQQGSGVLIGYLTPLLGYGVAGLGLAYVLLRREVMG, encoded by the coding sequence TTGACCATTGCCTCTGTCATTAAAAAAGATCTGAAGATATATTCCCGTCACACCAGGACAGTCCTGCTGATTTTCCTGGCACCCATACTTATTATGATATTGATAGGGTCGGTATTCTCTGGAGGTACTGACCAGGGACTGAAGGATATCAGACTGGGTGTGGGCGGGGGGTCACAACTCGGCAGGGAAATAATCCAGGAACTGAACAGCAGCCAGATGTTCCTTATTACTGAGGAGAATACCTCGGACCCGGGTGTTATTGAAGATGGCGTAAGGAGCGGGAAATACAGTGCAGGCATCTTCATACCCGTAGATGAGACCCAGGCCATGAAATTGTATATTGACAATTCCAGGGTCCAGATTGCGCCGGTCATATCCACGGTGTTCATTACCACGACTGAGAAGATGTCCTACGAACTCACCCTCGGCTTTATCAGCCATTTGTGGGAAGAACTGGGCCAGATGGAGAGAAAACTTGACCCTTTGCAGGAAGGGATCATTTCAATTAACAGCAGTATCAGTTCCCTGAACAGCAGTACTCAGGACGTGGTTCTGGCACTGGATGAGATAAACGCGACCCAGCTGCAGTTTTCGGTCGAAGAGATGAAACAGACCCTTTCCCAGATGAAGGTCGACCTGAACCGGACCGCAGCAGACATTGCTATCACACGGCAGGAGATACAACAGCTGGATACGAATGTAAACCTCATCAACAATGATGCTGTCCTGTTAAGGGATGAAATGAAGGTGGTTGTCGATGATATCAATAATGCTGATGCTGCACTGCTGGACCTCCAGTCAGGTTTGCAGCAGACCTATGACCTCACCTGCACGATCGACCCGTCAAAGCCACAATGTATTACCCTGTCTGCCACCATCCAGCAGGTGCAGGATACCAGGAACTTGCTGCAGGAGCGCACCGCTCCGGTGACCTCCCTGTACAACAGTCTTGATAGCGTGGCACAGACCAGTGCACAATTGCATGAAAAACTGAACATGACAGATGCCCGCCTCCAGGAGATGCAGGCTTCCATTGATGGCTACACGCTCGAGATAGCCAATATCAGTGAGAATATTGCTGATATGGAGAATGTGGTTGCCACCCTGGAGAACATGAAGGACAATTCGGCAAATACCTCCCGGCAGATGCATGATATGTCGATGAGTATGGCCAACAGTACAGCTTCGCTGGTATCAGAGATCGGGAAGACCAGGAATATTATCAATGAAGTGACTACGAAATCACCCACAGATGTTGCCGCCCCTGTACGAATGGAAATGGAAAAAGTGTTCAAGGATAAGTCCCAGCTTGATTTCCTGATGCCTGGCATCATATCCATTGTACTGATGTTCATCTCCTTTATGCTGGCATCCATCACAATCATACAGGAGAGGTCCCAGAAAACCCTGATACGCACGCTGCTCACACCCCTGAGCCTTGAAGAGTTCCTCTTTGCCAAGACCTTTGCGCTGATACTCATTGCCCTGTTGCAGGGCATCATCATGGTCATAGTGGCATTCCTGCTCTACGGGGTGTTCATTCCGGTTTCCCAGTGGGGAGGACTGTTCCTGGTGATTCTGGTGTATTCGGCTTCCTTCATCGGTATCGGGATGGCGCTGGCCACGCTGGCCGATTCCGAGAACACCGCAATGCTGATGTCCCTGGTACTGAGCATACCCATGCTGTTCCTGTGCGGTATGTTCTTCCCGTTCGAGACCATGCCTCCGCTGATGGCATGGCTGGGTAATGCCCTCCCCATCACAATGGGTATCAGGGCACTTGATTCGATACTGATATACCAGCAGGGGTCTGGTGTGCTGATTGGGTACCTGACACCGCTGCTGGGTTATGGTGTGGCCGGGCTGGGGCTGGCGTATGTGCTGCTGAGACGGGAAGTGATGGGGTGA
- a CDS encoding ABC transporter ATP-binding protein has translation MESIIEIRSVSKNYGDFRALHDISLDIEKGIIFGLLGPNGAGKSTLIKILSCQARPSSGSVYISGLDVVSDKKDVLSIIGVVPQENSFYDELTISENLMYFGSLYGVAEIDIKKRSHHILEMLQLSQKSSARASTLSGGMKTRLNIACALIHKPEVLILDEPSVGLDPVSRKALWDTIREVNREGTTILITTHYMEEADLLSDRILIMHRGTIVVEGTSEDLKNTVGERVIQITSTPGNYQALTERLGTLDCVASCVVSEKGLQITLNNEQALAQVIDIVESGSEHITNIESNRPSLENVFIHFAREEWH, from the coding sequence ATGGAGTCTATTATCGAGATACGGTCCGTATCCAAGAACTACGGGGATTTCAGGGCATTACATGACATTTCCCTGGATATTGAAAAAGGAATTATTTTCGGACTGCTTGGACCGAACGGTGCAGGAAAATCAACCCTGATAAAAATACTCTCATGCCAGGCGCGACCTTCGTCCGGTTCTGTATATATTTCAGGGCTGGATGTGGTATCAGATAAAAAGGACGTCCTCTCCATCATAGGCGTGGTACCCCAGGAGAACAGCTTCTATGACGAGCTTACCATATCCGAAAACCTGATGTATTTCGGTTCACTGTACGGAGTTGCAGAAATTGACATTAAAAAAAGGAGCCATCATATCCTGGAGATGCTCCAGCTGAGCCAGAAGAGCTCTGCCCGGGCCAGTACCCTGTCCGGAGGCATGAAAACCAGGCTCAACATCGCCTGCGCCCTGATACACAAACCGGAAGTGCTCATACTGGACGAGCCCAGTGTGGGGCTTGACCCTGTTTCCAGGAAGGCTCTGTGGGATACCATCAGGGAAGTGAACAGGGAGGGGACCACGATACTTATCACCACGCATTATATGGAAGAAGCTGACCTGCTCTCTGACAGGATACTCATAATGCACAGGGGCACTATCGTTGTGGAGGGGACATCTGAAGACCTGAAGAACACAGTGGGTGAGCGGGTCATCCAGATAACGAGCACACCAGGGAATTACCAGGCCCTCACAGAACGATTGGGCACACTTGATTGTGTGGCATCCTGTGTTGTATCTGAAAAAGGGCTGCAAATAACGCTCAATAACGAGCAGGCACTGGCACAGGTCATTGATATCGTTGAATCCGGGAGCGAGCATATAACCAACATTGAATCCAACCGGCCCAGCCTTGAGAACGTGTTCATTCATTTTGCCAGGGAGGAGTGGCATTGA
- a CDS encoding metallophosphoesterase, with protein MKISVISDTHLKPGQPVEMLPAPLLDMLASSDMVVHAGDFVSLQCYHELRDINRLVGVAGNMDPPELRHILPQHTTFEAEGVRIGVTHQGQLSVSDMTGLGYFARELEVDLLIFGHIHRPQLHKSGDITLLCPGSPTSPRQSEPSAAEVRVEGGRVEVVIVNFEGEVCDSIRFARSLGKD; from the coding sequence ATGAAGATCAGCGTCATCTCTGATACCCACTTAAAACCGGGCCAGCCAGTAGAGATGCTGCCTGCACCCCTGCTGGATATGCTTGCTTCTTCGGATATGGTGGTCCATGCCGGGGATTTCGTGTCCCTGCAATGTTACCATGAACTGCGGGATATCAACCGCCTGGTGGGCGTGGCAGGCAATATGGACCCGCCTGAACTCAGGCATATACTTCCCCAGCATACCACTTTTGAGGCTGAAGGCGTCAGGATAGGTGTGACCCACCAGGGCCAGCTTTCTGTTTCTGACATGACAGGACTGGGTTATTTTGCAAGGGAACTGGAGGTCGACCTGCTCATCTTCGGGCATATCCACAGACCACAGCTACACAAGAGCGGGGATATCACCTTGCTGTGCCCGGGCAGTCCAACCTCGCCCAGACAGTCCGAGCCGAGTGCTGCTGAGGTGAGGGTTGAGGGGGGAAGGGTGGAGGTGGTTATTGTGAACTTTGAGGGTGAAGTGTGCGATAGTATTCGGTTCGCGAGGTCGCTGGGGAAGGATTAG